One region of Pseudomonas glycinae genomic DNA includes:
- a CDS encoding non-ribosomal peptide synthetase: MNQFAADAADGLSATSEAFPLTTAQRDIWLDQLRQGSSPMYNIGGYVELTGPLDPALMQAALEGLVARHDAMRTILLPGAGEHGLPLQCFAPAMPVPMQVHDFRRHPDPHADARQLSQQCIEQPFLLDGGPLYRFCLIWLDDDCHWLSLQAHHLIVDGWGFGEMLKSLDEIYNALALGQQPPDSAPSYVDFIHDDARYFQSPRYARDRTYWLDKYQHRPEPLLLPRYQERFADAAAPTRIFSQVFPARLHERMKQVAREYGASAFHVLLAAIHVYFSRSAQRDEWVVGVPLLNRSGARFKSTLGLFTQVSAVRMGFGRELSFKTLVKAIHDELKKDFRHQRFPLSEMNRALGLLREDRSQLFEVTVSYERDAHEYRYGEAQGRVVKVSNHEEGTPLSVHLRSSRGDDEDSLYMVYNEAYFDADEIAALSGRLLWVLEQGLEDPALMVGDFSLSLPAESALLQQWNDTRAQYPQNLTIHQRVEAQVATRPDAVAVELQGQRLTYAELNRQANALAHHLIGLGVRPDARVALVARRGLDTLVALLAILKSGAGYVPVDPAHPAERLSYLLRDSAPAVVLTQRDLRERLPVLDVPVIEIDSRAWPINDLNPDVSGLTTEHLAYVIYTSGSTGQPKGVMVEHHTLSNLVDWHCTAFDLSAGCHTSSLAGFGFDAMAWEVWPALCAGATLHLAPSRDGGEDIDALLDWWRAQPLDVSFLPTPIAEYAFSRHLEHPTLRTLLIGGDRLRQFNHQQTFAVINNYGPTEATVVATSGRIEPGRALHIGKPVSNATAYLLDDRQRPVPIGVPGELYVGGAGVARGYFNRPELTAERFLDDPFSREPNARMYRTGDLARWRPDGTIEYLGRNDDQVKIRGVRIEPGEIEAALSSHESVRDAVVQVRDGHLLAWFTERQPLDITQLHAHLKTRLPSAMLPSAYVRLTALPLTANGKLDRQVLPAPGPEALIRREYEAPQGDVEILLAQIWAEVLQVEKVGRHDHFFELGGHSLLAVNLIERMRQLGMSSDVRVLFGQPTLAALAASVGSGREVEVPANRIPPGCTQITPDLLPLAELDQATLDRIIATVPGGAANVQDIYPLAPLQEGILYHHITAAQGDPYLLQSQLAFDSVERVEAYAAALRQVMARHDILRTAVVWEGLTNPVQVVWREAELPVQEITLDPAEGDVLTQLHERFDARRYRIDVSQAPLIRLMYARDPAHGRIVAILLFHHLALDHIALEVLRHEMRAHLLGLNEPLSPAVPYRNYVAQTRLGVSEREHEAFFREMLADIDEPTLPFGLQDVQGDGRGIDEAVRMLAPELDRRLRLQARQAGVSVASLIHLAWAQVLAATSGQEHVVFGSVFMGRMQGGEGADRALGVFINTLPLRVDMDRGARDAVLLTHARLTDLLGHEHASLALAQRCSGVASPAPLFSALLNYRHTDLEAQESASDPAWQGIQTVDNEERTNYPMTLSVDDLGNALQITTRTLISIGARRIGDYVQTALQALVDTLEQAPQQPLNRLPILPAAELEQLLVEFNASEVDCPLDQPLQVLFEQQVQRRPDAIALQAGEQQLTYRQLNEQANRLAHHLREQGVQPDSRVAICVERSLDLVIGLLGILKAGGAYVPLDPDYPLERLHYMLQDSTPVAVLVHETTRNLLGEPGVPVIDFDRCTCQGASTENLQVPGLSASNLAYMIYTSGSTGTPKGVMIEHRSACNMVHWGSQISPPTEHGALLQKAPFSFDSSVWEIFWPLCSGLRLVLARPDGNRDSAYVTQVVRERQITVVKFVPALLQQFIEQEDVSQCTSLTDVLNGGGELTAALARRVRERLPWVRLHNVYGPTETTVDSTGWTLEPDQPVPEAVVPIGKALSNTRLYVLDAHDQPVPFGVSGHLHIGGVGVARGYLGLPDMQAERFIDSPFVAGDRLYRTGDLVRYRADGNLEFLGRNDFQIKLRGLRLEPGEIEARLIDHPAVREAVVLVRDERLVAYFTVREGFDVPRIETLRAHVLERLPEYMAPGAYVKLDALPLTPNDKVDRKALPAPGAEAVLSRRYEAPEGEVEIRLAQIWAEVLQLEQVGRNDHFFELGGHSLLAVSLVARMRQAGLHVDARTLFSQPTLAALAAQTSDQAKQLEVPQTTIPTLSRKRRL, encoded by the coding sequence ATGAACCAATTTGCTGCCGATGCGGCGGACGGTCTGTCCGCGACTTCCGAGGCGTTCCCGCTGACCACTGCCCAGCGCGACATCTGGCTCGATCAACTGCGTCAGGGGAGTTCGCCGATGTACAACATCGGTGGCTATGTCGAACTGACCGGCCCGCTGGATCCGGCGCTGATGCAGGCGGCGCTTGAAGGTCTCGTGGCCAGGCATGACGCCATGCGCACGATTCTGTTGCCGGGGGCCGGTGAGCATGGGCTGCCGTTGCAGTGTTTTGCCCCGGCCATGCCGGTGCCGATGCAGGTCCACGATTTTCGCCGCCATCCTGATCCACACGCCGATGCGCGCCAGCTGAGTCAGCAATGCATTGAGCAGCCGTTCCTGCTGGACGGCGGGCCGTTGTACCGGTTTTGTCTGATCTGGCTCGATGACGACTGTCACTGGCTCTCACTCCAGGCCCATCACCTGATCGTCGATGGCTGGGGGTTCGGCGAGATGCTCAAATCCCTCGACGAGATTTACAACGCGCTGGCGCTCGGACAGCAGCCGCCCGATTCGGCGCCGTCCTATGTCGATTTCATCCATGACGATGCGCGATATTTTCAGTCCCCCCGTTACGCCCGCGACCGTACGTATTGGCTGGACAAATACCAGCACCGGCCCGAGCCGCTGTTGTTGCCGCGTTATCAGGAACGCTTTGCCGACGCTGCCGCACCGACGCGGATTTTCTCGCAGGTGTTTCCGGCTCGCTTGCACGAGCGCATGAAGCAGGTGGCCCGGGAGTACGGCGCCTCGGCGTTTCATGTGCTGCTGGCAGCGATCCATGTGTATTTCAGCCGCAGCGCCCAGCGTGACGAATGGGTGGTGGGGGTGCCGCTGCTCAACCGCTCCGGCGCCCGGTTCAAATCAACCCTGGGGCTGTTCACCCAGGTCAGCGCGGTGCGCATGGGGTTTGGTCGCGAGTTGTCATTCAAGACGCTGGTCAAGGCGATTCACGACGAATTGAAAAAAGACTTCCGCCACCAGCGTTTTCCCTTGAGCGAGATGAACCGCGCCCTCGGCTTGCTGCGCGAGGATCGCTCGCAGCTGTTCGAAGTGACCGTGTCCTATGAGCGCGACGCCCATGAATATCGCTATGGCGAAGCACAGGGGCGAGTGGTCAAAGTGTCGAACCACGAAGAGGGTACGCCGCTGTCCGTGCACTTGCGCAGCAGCCGGGGCGACGACGAGGACAGTCTGTACATGGTGTACAACGAAGCCTACTTTGACGCCGATGAAATCGCGGCGCTGAGCGGGCGCTTGCTGTGGGTGCTGGAGCAGGGGCTTGAAGACCCGGCGCTGATGGTGGGTGATTTCAGCCTGAGCCTGCCGGCCGAATCGGCGCTCTTGCAGCAGTGGAACGACACGCGCGCGCAATACCCTCAAAACCTGACCATCCACCAGCGCGTCGAAGCGCAAGTGGCGACACGCCCGGATGCGGTAGCGGTCGAATTGCAGGGACAGCGGCTGACCTATGCCGAGCTGAACCGACAGGCCAACGCCCTGGCCCACCATTTGATCGGGCTTGGCGTACGACCCGACGCCCGCGTGGCGCTGGTCGCGCGCCGAGGGCTGGACACGCTGGTCGCGCTGCTGGCGATTCTCAAGTCCGGCGCCGGTTATGTGCCGGTCGATCCGGCTCATCCTGCGGAACGGCTGAGCTATTTATTGCGCGACAGTGCTCCGGCCGTGGTCCTGACCCAGCGCGATCTGCGCGAACGCTTGCCGGTGCTCGACGTGCCGGTGATTGAAATCGATTCGCGTGCCTGGCCGATCAACGATCTCAACCCTGATGTTTCGGGTCTGACCACCGAGCATCTGGCCTACGTGATCTACACCTCCGGCTCCACCGGCCAGCCCAAGGGCGTGATGGTCGAGCATCACACGTTATCGAATCTGGTCGACTGGCATTGCACGGCCTTCGACCTGAGCGCCGGTTGCCACACTTCAAGTCTCGCCGGCTTCGGCTTCGACGCCATGGCCTGGGAAGTCTGGCCCGCGCTGTGTGCCGGCGCGACCCTGCACCTGGCGCCGTCCCGTGATGGCGGCGAAGACATCGACGCGCTGCTCGACTGGTGGCGTGCGCAACCGCTGGACGTGAGTTTTCTGCCGACCCCGATTGCCGAGTACGCCTTCAGCCGTCACCTCGAACACCCCACCCTGCGCACACTGCTGATCGGCGGTGATCGACTGCGCCAGTTCAATCACCAGCAGACGTTCGCGGTGATCAACAACTACGGCCCGACCGAAGCGACGGTGGTCGCGACCTCGGGCCGAATCGAACCGGGCCGGGCGCTGCACATCGGCAAACCCGTGAGCAATGCCACGGCCTATCTGCTGGATGACCGGCAGCGTCCGGTGCCGATTGGCGTTCCCGGTGAGTTGTACGTCGGTGGCGCCGGCGTAGCGCGGGGTTACTTCAACCGCCCTGAGCTGACCGCCGAACGTTTCCTCGACGATCCATTCAGCCGCGAGCCCAACGCGCGGATGTACCGCACCGGCGACCTCGCACGCTGGCGCCCTGACGGCACTATCGAATACCTGGGCCGCAACGACGATCAGGTGAAAATCCGTGGCGTGCGCATCGAGCCCGGCGAAATCGAAGCGGCGTTGAGCAGCCATGAATCCGTGCGCGATGCGGTGGTGCAGGTGCGCGACGGACATTTGCTGGCCTGGTTCACCGAACGCCAGCCGCTGGATATCACGCAGCTGCATGCTCACCTCAAGACCCGTCTGCCCAGCGCGATGCTGCCATCGGCCTACGTGCGTTTGACGGCGTTGCCCCTGACGGCCAACGGCAAACTGGATCGTCAGGTGTTGCCGGCGCCGGGGCCGGAGGCGTTGATCCGCCGCGAATATGAAGCCCCGCAAGGCGACGTCGAAATCCTCCTGGCGCAGATCTGGGCCGAGGTGCTGCAAGTCGAAAAGGTCGGGCGTCACGATCACTTCTTTGAACTCGGCGGGCACTCGTTGCTGGCGGTCAATCTGATCGAACGCATGCGCCAGCTCGGCATGAGCAGCGATGTGCGCGTGCTGTTCGGCCAGCCGACATTGGCGGCACTGGCCGCGTCGGTGGGCAGTGGCCGCGAGGTCGAAGTGCCTGCCAACCGTATTCCGCCGGGTTGCACGCAGATCACCCCGGATCTGTTGCCGTTGGCAGAACTGGATCAGGCCACCCTCGACCGGATCATCGCCACGGTGCCGGGCGGAGCGGCCAACGTGCAGGATATTTATCCGTTGGCGCCGTTGCAGGAAGGCATTCTTTATCACCACATCACCGCCGCGCAGGGTGATCCGTACCTGCTGCAGTCGCAGCTGGCGTTCGACAGTGTCGAGCGGGTCGAGGCCTATGCGGCGGCGCTGCGTCAGGTCATGGCGCGCCACGATATCCTGCGTACCGCCGTGGTATGGGAAGGCTTGACCAACCCGGTGCAGGTGGTCTGGCGCGAAGCCGAACTCCCGGTACAGGAAATCACCCTCGATCCGGCCGAGGGCGATGTCCTCACTCAATTGCACGAGCGCTTCGATGCCCGGCGTTATCGCATCGACGTCAGTCAGGCGCCGCTGATCCGGCTGATGTATGCGCGCGACCCGGCTCATGGGCGGATCGTGGCAATTCTGTTGTTCCATCACCTGGCGCTGGATCACATCGCGCTGGAAGTCCTGCGCCATGAAATGCGCGCCCACCTGCTGGGGCTCAATGAACCGCTGTCGCCAGCGGTGCCGTATCGCAATTACGTGGCCCAGACCCGGCTTGGAGTCAGCGAACGGGAACATGAAGCGTTCTTCCGCGAGATGCTCGCCGACATCGACGAGCCGACCTTGCCGTTCGGTTTGCAGGATGTGCAGGGCGACGGGCGCGGCATCGATGAAGCCGTGCGCATGCTTGCGCCGGAACTGGATCGGCGTTTGCGCCTTCAGGCGCGGCAGGCAGGCGTCAGCGTGGCCAGCCTGATTCACCTGGCCTGGGCGCAGGTGCTGGCGGCGACCTCGGGGCAGGAGCACGTGGTGTTTGGCAGCGTTTTTATGGGCCGGATGCAAGGCGGCGAGGGCGCGGATCGGGCGCTGGGCGTGTTCATCAACACCTTGCCATTGCGGGTGGACATGGACCGGGGCGCGCGCGATGCGGTGCTGCTCACCCACGCCCGACTGACCGACTTGCTCGGGCACGAACATGCATCACTGGCGCTGGCCCAGCGTTGCAGCGGCGTTGCGTCACCGGCACCGCTGTTCAGTGCGTTGCTCAACTATCGGCACACCGACCTTGAGGCGCAGGAATCGGCGTCGGACCCAGCCTGGCAAGGCATCCAGACCGTGGACAACGAAGAGCGCACCAACTACCCGATGACCCTGAGCGTCGATGATCTGGGCAACGCCTTGCAGATCACCACGCGGACCCTGATCAGCATCGGTGCCCGGCGCATCGGCGACTACGTGCAGACCGCGTTGCAGGCACTGGTCGATACCCTTGAGCAGGCACCGCAACAGCCGCTGAATCGCTTGCCGATACTGCCGGCAGCAGAGCTTGAGCAACTGCTGGTCGAGTTCAATGCCAGCGAAGTCGATTGCCCGCTCGATCAGCCGCTTCAGGTGCTGTTCGAGCAACAAGTCCAGCGCAGGCCGGACGCCATCGCATTGCAGGCTGGCGAGCAACAACTGACCTATCGGCAACTGAACGAACAGGCCAACCGTCTGGCGCATCATCTACGCGAGCAAGGCGTGCAGCCCGATTCGCGGGTGGCGATCTGTGTCGAACGCAGCCTGGATCTGGTGATCGGCTTGCTCGGCATTCTCAAGGCCGGCGGCGCGTATGTGCCGCTGGACCCTGACTATCCGCTGGAACGCCTGCATTACATGTTGCAGGACAGCACGCCGGTTGCGGTGCTTGTACACGAAACCACCCGCAATCTGTTGGGCGAGCCGGGTGTGCCGGTCATCGATTTCGACCGCTGCACCTGTCAGGGCGCATCGACTGAAAACCTGCAAGTACCGGGTTTGAGCGCTTCAAACCTGGCCTACATGATCTACACCTCAGGCTCCACCGGCACGCCGAAGGGCGTGATGATCGAGCACCGAAGCGCCTGCAACATGGTGCACTGGGGCTCGCAGATCAGCCCGCCGACCGAGCACGGCGCGCTGTTGCAGAAAGCGCCGTTCAGCTTCGACAGTTCGGTGTGGGAGATTTTCTGGCCGCTGTGTTCCGGCCTGCGGCTGGTGCTGGCGCGTCCCGACGGCAACCGCGATTCGGCGTATGTGACCCAGGTGGTTCGCGAACGGCAGATCACCGTGGTCAAGTTCGTGCCGGCGCTGCTGCAACAGTTCATCGAACAGGAGGATGTCAGCCAGTGCACCAGTCTGACCGACGTGCTCAACGGTGGCGGCGAGCTGACCGCCGCACTGGCCCGGCGCGTCCGCGAGCGCCTGCCGTGGGTACGTCTGCATAACGTCTATGGCCCGACCGAAACCACGGTCGACAGCACCGGCTGGACGCTGGAGCCGGACCAACCGGTGCCGGAGGCCGTGGTGCCAATCGGCAAGGCCCTGAGCAACACCCGACTCTACGTGCTGGATGCCCACGATCAACCGGTGCCATTCGGTGTCAGCGGCCACCTGCACATCGGCGGGGTCGGGGTCGCGCGGGGGTATCTGGGCTTGCCGGACATGCAGGCCGAACGCTTCATCGACAGCCCGTTCGTGGCCGGTGATCGCCTGTACCGCACCGGCGATCTGGTGCGTTACCGGGCGGACGGCAACCTCGAATTCCTCGGGCGCAACGACTTCCAGATCAAGCTGCGCGGCCTGCGTCTGGAACCGGGGGAGATCGAGGCGCGACTGATCGACCATCCAGCAGTGCGTGAAGCGGTGGTGCTGGTGCGGGACGAGCGACTGGTGGCGTATTTCACCGTGCGTGAAGGCTTCGACGTGCCGCGCATCGAAACCTTGCGCGCCCATGTGCTCGAGCGTTTGCCGGAGTACATGGCGCCGGGCGCTTACGTGAAACTCGACGCGTTGCCCCTGACCCCCAACGACAAGGTCGACCGCAAAGCCTTGCCCGCACCGGGGGCTGAGGCGGTGCTCAGTCGCCGCTACGAGGCGCCCGAGGGCGAAGTCGAAATCCGGCTGGCGCAGATCTGGGCCGAAGTGCTGCAACTGGAGCAGGTCGGGCGTAACGACCACTTCTTTGAGCTGGGCGGGCATTCGTTGCTGGCGGTCAGTCTGGTGGCGCGCATGCGTCAGGCCGGGCTGCACGTCGATGCGCGGACGCTGTTCAGTCAGCCGACCCTGGCCGCGCTGGCGGCGCAGACCTCGGACCAGGCAAAGCAGCTGGAAGTCCCGCAAACCACCATACCAACGCTCAGCCGCAAACGCCGGCTCTGA